A single genomic interval of Thermoanaerobacter uzonensis DSM 18761 harbors:
- a CDS encoding UPF0236 family transposase-like protein codes for MKKHIFEDIILQNALNFTREVVDIFDDLLNKGMNITELAARIKELTDKLGREAIEAIIEELDKIIKEDKRRKEKWV; via the coding sequence ATATCTTTGAGGATATTATACTACAAAATGCTCTAAATTTCACTAGAGAAGTGGTAGACATTTTTGACGATTTATTAAACAAAGGAATGAATATTACAGAGCTTGCAGCAAGGATAAAGGAACTGACGGACAAACTAGGTAGAGAGGCAATAGAAGCAATTATTGAAGAGTTAGATAAGATAATAAAAGAAGACAAGAGAAGGAAAGAAAAATGGGTA